In a single window of the Manis pentadactyla isolate mManPen7 chromosome 14, mManPen7.hap1, whole genome shotgun sequence genome:
- the SLC25A18 gene encoding mitochondrial glutamate carrier 2, protein MSKQDMSVPAKLINGGVAGLVGVACVFPIDLAKTRLQNQHGKGIYMGMTDCLMKTARAEGFLGMYRGAAVNLTLVTPEKAIKLAANDFFRQLLMEDGRQRNLKMEMLAGCGAGVCQVVVTCPMEMLKIQLQDAGRLAHHQGSDSAPCASRSYTTGSASTHRRPSATLVARELLRTQGLAGLYKGLGATLLRDIPFSVLYFPLFANLNSLGVQELTGKASFAHSFMSGCAAGSIAAITVTPLDVLKTRIQTLKKGLGEDSYGGVTDCARKLWIQEGPSAFLKGAGCRALVVAPLFGIAQGVYFIGIGERILKCSE, encoded by the exons ATGTCCAAGCAGGACATGAG TGTCCCAGCAAAACTCATCAATGGAGGCGTGGCAGGGCTTGTTGGGGTTGCCTGTGTGTTCCCCATCGACTTGGCCAAGACTCGACTGCAGAACCAGCATGGAAAAGGCATCTACATGGGAAT GACAGACTGCCTGATGAAAACGGCGAGGGCGGAGGGCTTCCTGGGCATGTACCGAG GGGCTGCTGTGAACCTGACCTTGGTCACTCCAGAGAAGGCCATCAAGCTGGCAGCCAATGACTTCTTCCGCCAGCTGTTGATGGAAGATGG GAGGCAGCGGAACCTGAAGATGGAAATGCTGGCTGGATGTGGAGCTGGAGTGTGCCAGGTGGTGGTTACCTGTCCCATGGAAATGCTCAAGATTCAGCTGCAGGATGCTGGGCGCCTGG CCCACCACCAGGGTTCGGACTCGGCACCGTGCGCCTCCAGGTCCTACACGACTGGCTCAGCATCTACCCACAGGCGCCCGTCTGCCACCCTCGTCGCCAGGGAGCTGCTGCGcacccagggcctggctgggctCTACAAGGGTCTGGGTGCCACGCTCCTCAG AGACATCCCCTTCTCCGTCCTCTACTTCCCGCTGTTTGCCAACCTGAACAGCCTTGGAGTCCAGGAGCTCACGGGGAAGGCCTCCTTTGCACATTCCTTCATGTCAGGCTGTGCTGCGGGCTCCATAGCTGCCATCACAGTGACACCTCTGGATG TTTTGAAAACTCGAATCCAAACCCTAAAGAAAGGTCTGGGCGAGGACAGCTATGGCGGGGTCACTGACTGCGCCCG GAAACTCTGGATTCAGGAGGGCCCATCCGCCTTCCTGAAAGGAGCGGGCTGCCGGGCCCTGGTCGTAGCCCCCCTCTTTGGGATCGCCCAAGGCGTCTACTTCATCGGCATCGGCGAGCGCATCTTAAAGTGTTCTGAGTAG